Genomic window (bacterium):
GCTTTGAGGAAGGACGATACGGCCGCTATCTCCGTCTGGCGGTTCTCGTACCGGCCGTAACCGTGGACCATCTGCAAGTAATCGACGACGATAAGCTGGACGTCGCGTCGGGCCTTTATCCGCCGAGCCTTGGCGCGCATCTCGAGCACGTTGAGGGTCGGCGAGTCGTCGACGTATATGGGCGCGCCGGAAAGCCGGTTGACGGCCTCGGTCAAAGGCCGCCACATCATGGACGACAGCCGGCCGGACCGCACCAGGCTCAGGTCGACCCGCGCCACGGAACACAGCAGCCGGTGCGCCAGCGCCTCCCGCGACATCTCGAGCGAGAAGACGGCCACCGGCACGCCGCGGTCCAACGCCAGGTTCTGCGTTACGTTGAGCGCGAGCGCCGTCTTCCCCACGCCGGGGCGCGCCGCCAGGATGATGAGGTTTTGTTTTTGGAAGCCCCCCGTAAGGTCGTCTATTTCCAGATAACCGGTCTCGAGGCCGGATATGTACTCTTTTTTCTTCGCCCGCGCCTCGATGGCGTCGTAAACGTCGCCTATAACGTCGCCCACCGCCACGAAGTCCTGCTTCAACCGTCTCTCGGCGATCGAGAATACCTTGGCCTCGGTCTCGTCCAGCAGGAGGTGCGGGTCTTCACGCTCGCCGCTCGCCCGCTCGGCGAGGTTCACCGAAACGTCTATCAGCGAGCGGAGTACGTACTTCTCCTCGAGCAGTCTGACGTGGTGCGAGAAAGAGGCGACGGTCGTTATGTCCTCGACCAAGGAAAGCAGGTAGGCCGTGCCGCCCGCGTCCTCCAACCTCCCCCGCCGCTTGAGCGCGTCGGCCAGTGTGACGACGTCCACGTCGGCCTTGTCCTTAAATAAATCGAGCAAACCGGCGTAGATGTGGCGGTGATTGGGCCCGAAAAAACAATCGTCCTCGAGGTGCTCCAGCCCCTCGTGCAGGGCGTCGCGGTCCAGGATCATGGCCCCGAGCACCGCACGCTCCGCGTCGAAGCTTGCCGGGTATTCCCGCGCCCTCGCCATCGGCGCTACTCCTCCGGGCGTACGACGGTTACGGACACCGGCGCCTCTACGCCCTCGACGAGCCTTACCCGGGCCGTAAATATCCCGATGTGCGATACGGGCTCGTCGAAGGACACCAGCTTGCGGTCGACGTCGAAGCCGCGTTCAGCGAGCGCCGCCGCGATTTCGCCGGCGGTCACGCTCCCGTAGAGCTCGCCGGCCTCGTTGCAGAGTTTTTCGAACTTGAGCGCCACTTCCGCGAGCCGCGCCGCTTCCTCCTGGGCGCCTTCGCGGACGCGCTTTTCGCGGCTCGAGACGCGCTCCAGCTCGGCCACGAGCGCCGCCCGGTTTTTGCCCGTCACCGGGACCGCCAAACCCCGCGGGATAAGGTAGTTGCGGGCGTGGCCGTCGGCCACTTTCACGACCGCGCCCCGGCGCCCGAGCTTCTCGACATCCTGCAATAATATTAGCTCCATAAAAGTACCCGGGTACGGCTGCGCCTAACGGTACAGCTCTCGTAAGTAAGGTAACAAACCCATAAACCGCGCGCGTTTTATCGCCCGCGACAGTTGCCGTTGATGTTGCGAACAATTACCGGTAGAGCGCCGCGCCTTTATTTTGGCCTTGTCGCTCATGTACCGCCGAATAAGCAGGATATCCTTATAGTCGATATATTCGACCTTGTCGGCGCAAAACCGGCAATGCCTTTTCTTGACCGCTCGGCGGACTTTCATCTTCGCCATCGGTTCTCCTCGCTGCTTCCGTGATGCCGACCGTCGGGGGCTAATAGAAAGGGACGTCGTCGCCGAGTTCGGCGCCGCCGCCCGCACCTCCTCCGCCTTCCGGCCCGCCCAGGAAGACGACGCGGCTGGCGACTATCTCGGTAATCCACCGCCGCTCGCCCTCCTTTTCGTAATCGCGGACGTTGAGCCGCCCTTCGACCAAGACGCCGCGGCCCTTGTTCAAGTACTGGGTGCAGAGCTCCGCGGTCCTTGCCCACGACACGACGTTGAAGAATTGCGCATCTTCCTTCAA
Coding sequences:
- the rplI gene encoding 50S ribosomal protein L9; this encodes MELILLQDVEKLGRRGAVVKVADGHARNYLIPRGLAVPVTGKNRAALVAELERVSSREKRVREGAQEEAARLAEVALKFEKLCNEAGELYGSVTAGEIAAALAERGFDVDRKLVSFDEPVSHIGIFTARVRLVEGVEAPVSVTVVRPEE
- the dnaB gene encoding replicative DNA helicase, with protein sequence MARAREYPASFDAERAVLGAMILDRDALHEGLEHLEDDCFFGPNHRHIYAGLLDLFKDKADVDVVTLADALKRRGRLEDAGGTAYLLSLVEDITTVASFSHHVRLLEEKYVLRSLIDVSVNLAERASGEREDPHLLLDETEAKVFSIAERRLKQDFVAVGDVIGDVYDAIEARAKKKEYISGLETGYLEIDDLTGGFQKQNLIILAARPGVGKTALALNVTQNLALDRGVPVAVFSLEMSREALAHRLLCSVARVDLSLVRSGRLSSMMWRPLTEAVNRLSGAPIYVDDSPTLNVLEMRAKARRIKARRDVQLIVVDYLQMVHGYGRYENRQTEIAAVSSFLKALAKELDVPVLACAQLSRAVERRISGEPQLSDLRESGALEQDADVVMFLHQPSADGDGEDRHFAETDVIVAKQRNGPTGRLKLLFIRKYTRFENVTRRDDAFGSAVTEAEEAF
- the ssb gene encoding single-stranded DNA-binding protein gives rise to the protein MVRGVNRIVLMGNLTADPELRYTPQGTATANFRLAVNRAYRDAEGELKEDAQFFNVVSWARTAELCTQYLNKGRGVLVEGRLNVRDYEKEGERRWITEIVASRVVFLGGPEGGGGAGGGAELGDDVPFY
- the rpsR gene encoding 30S ribosomal protein S18 — translated: MAKMKVRRAVKKRHCRFCADKVEYIDYKDILLIRRYMSDKAKIKARRSTGNCSQHQRQLSRAIKRARFMGLLPYLRELYR